Proteins from a genomic interval of Pararge aegeria chromosome 26, ilParAegt1.1, whole genome shotgun sequence:
- the LOC120635283 gene encoding protein ALP1-like codes for MEVDEEVCLLWLLLKKKKRKRRYWVHPILRDRLVHGQFVTLYPKLRMYDNKFFDYLRMSIKSFDELIELIRQDISCSETHLRPSVSPEEKLVITLRYLGTGCSFGELSYNYRLGKSTITGIVREVCKSLWNKLVNIVMPEATEDIWKTIARDFERYANFPNCIGAIDGKHIRVIKPVDSGSLYHNYKHYFSIVLLALCDANYCFTYVDIGAYGKSSDSAIFKNSVFYKRLTEKSLNIPTPKPISNVDLTPMPYVIVGDEAFGLAENLMRPYSGKCLPYEKRIFNYRLSRARRNIECTFGILANKWRIFHRPINVNIDFAEDIIKASCVLHNYVRTRDGLKFKDTLYNAPMTNLNTLHAGRGTPSSLNIRDKFAHYFVNDGRVPWQDTKI; via the exons ATGGAGGTCGACGAAGAAGTGTGTTTACTGTGGTTGctccttaaaaaaaagaaaagaaaaaggcgGTATTGGGTGCATCCAATATTACGTGACCGACTAGTACATGGTCAGTTCGTAACATTATATCCCAAATTAAGAATGTATGATAACAAATTTTTTGACTATTTGAGAATGtcaataaaatcttttgatGAACTAATTGAACTGATCAGGCAAGATATTTCATGCTCTGAAACGCATTTGAGGCCAAGCGTGTCACCGGAAGAGAAACTCGTAATAACTTTAag ATATCTTGGTACGGGTTGTTCATTTGGAGAACTAAGCTACAATTACCGCCTAGGAAAATCGACGATTACTGGAATTGTCCGCGAAGTATGTAAATCATTGTGGAATAAGTTGGTAAACATAGTCATGCCCGAAGCGACTGAAGATATCTGGAAGACAATAGCACGAGACTTTGAGAGATATGCAAATTTTCCAAATTGCATTGGTGCTATAGACGGCAAGCATATCCGAGTTATAAAGCCTGTTGATTCGGGTTCTTTGTATCATAACTATAAACATTACTTTTCCATAGTGCTCTTAGCACTTTGCGACGCCAACTATTGCTTTACTTATGTTGATATTGGGGCTTATGGCAAAAGCAGTGAttctgctatatttaaaaattcggttttttataaacgcctgacagaaaaatcattaaacataCCAACACCTAAACCAATATCTAATGTAGACCTAACACCAATGCCTTATGTTATAGTTGGAGATGAAGCCTTCGGCTTAGCAGAAAATTTAATGCGCCCATATTCAGGCAAATGTTTACCATAtgaaaaaaggatttttaactATAGGTTATCGAGAGCCCGACGTAATATTGAGTGCACTTTTGGTATTTTGGCGAACAAATGGCGCATCTTTCATAGGCCTATAAATGTAAACATAGATTTTGCCGAAGATATAATAAAAGCTTCTTGTGTTCTACATAACTATGTGCGGACTAGAGATGgtctaaaatttaaagatacttTATATAATGCACCCATGACTAATCTCAATACCTTGCATGCGGGAAGAGGGACACCGTCATCTTTGAATATCAGAGATAAATTCGCTCATTACTTTGTGAATGATGGGCGTGTTCCATGGCAAGACACAAAGATATAG
- the LOC120635284 gene encoding cell death specification protein 2-like, whose protein sequence is MVPLLASLPPPCLPSYCQHLPLCSPLSANGIPNLTPCDAEARRRGEKRPIPSEMKDEKYFERRRRNNQAAKKSRDARRMREDQIAWRACLLEQENASLRAHINVLRQETLALRALLARDEVPAPTSTTAD, encoded by the exons ATGGTGCCATTGCTGGCGTCACTGCCACCACCGTGTCTACCATCCTACTGTCAACATTTACCACTCTGCTCGCCGC TATCTGCTAACGGTATTCCTAACCTGACGCCCTGCGATGCTGAAGCGCGACGTAGGGGGGAGAAAAGACCTATCCCCTCTGAGATGAAAGACGAGAAATATTTCGAGAGGCGGAGGCGGAACAATCAGGCTGCCAAGAAATCCAGAGACGCGCGGAGGATGAGAGAAGATCAG ATTGCATGGCGTGCCTGCCTCCTCGAGCAAGAAAACGCATCGCTTCGAGCGCACATCAACGTACTGCGACAAGAAACACTAGCGTTGCGTGCTTTATTGGCCAGAGACGAAGTTCCAGCGCCTACGTCGACCACCGCTGATTGA
- the LOC120635035 gene encoding uncharacterized protein LOC120635035 yields the protein MPVREEMDHESPMDSDSDTDRVLEALVGPSKATGAVSKRHREEVDSLGEEAGEPSEKAVAVEPVLVAKTKAKAKAGRGAYLGYSVAKARLKEMDMCSFETEAAADNAYRLNPPQTRSKTRSQRAEEEVRERSPIIVAEATPEAVDVYAPSRDELIDRARNAVSSITSEAKKSKNLRGGVRSEISRATTEIQKAMDTLQAMSSDEEARRLHADNRRMQKELAALRGEVKALRSSFSAREKSPTVGQSATDANLQTSPAFVEMLETLKRDLFVSIGGMVNDRLREVEKRLPQEPVLRPPLASDKKREKAARRPLDEPSAGPSPTRARSAAGTRTTMPVPASQPERSVPVRGTVQRETEAAETTTLPTWSKVVGRKTKAKTGKSSMPKPKPAAKARVPANTKPRKGKLTSPKSSAVVITLKQDAVATQSYATVMKTATSGLNLKEVGVDHVRVRKSATGARIIEVPGSSSAKAADELASKLQGLVGQWVTVARPIKTAELRLVGLDESITPEEVQRVVAEKGSVPAEQVRAGALRLGQGQPWYDVR from the coding sequence ATGCCAGTACGTGAGGAGATGGATCACGAATCCCCTATGGATTCAGATTCAGACACAGACAGAGTGTTGGAGGCGCTGGTGGGCCCCTCGAAGGCAACCGGAGCTGTCTCGAAGCGGCACCGTGAGGAAGTTGACAGTCTGGGGGAGGAAGCGGGTGAGCCCTCTGAGAAGGCTGTTGCAGTAGAGCCAGTTCTTGTCGCAAAAACGAAGGCGAAGGCAAAAGCGGGGAGGGGGGCATACCTTGGGTACAGTGTTGCCAAAGCCCGTCTCAAGGAAATGGATATGTGCTCATTTGAGACCGAAGCGGCCGCAGATAATGCATACCGTCTCAACCCCCCTCAGACTAGGTCTAAAACTCGGTCCCAAAGAGCGGAAGAGGAAGTCCGGGAGCGAAGTCCAATCATAGTGGCTGAAGCAACCCCCGAAGCAGTAGATGTATACGCGCCGTCAAGAGATGAGCTCATCGATAGGGCCCGGAATGCAGTCTCCTCTATAACGAGTGAGGCTAAAAAGTCCAAAAACCTCAGAGGCGGCGTGAGGAGTGAAATTAGCAGGGCCACGACAGAGATCCAAAAGGCTATGGATACCCTGCAGGCCATGTCATCCGATGAGGAAGCTAGAAGGCTACATgcagacaacaggaggatgcAAAAGGAGTTGGCAGCCTTAAGGGGTgaggtcaaggccctccggtCCTCCTTCTCAGCAAGAGAGAAATCGCCTACTGTGGGTCAGTCCGCTACTGACGCGAATCTTCAGACCTCCCCAGCGTTTGTAGAAATGCTGGAAACTCTAAAGAGGGACCTCTTCGTCTCCATCGGGGGTATGGTTAATGACCGCCTCCGGGAGGTGGAGAAGCGGCTCCCCCAGGAGCCCGTACTGAGGCCACCACTTGCATCAGACAAAAAGAGGGAAAAGGCGGCGCGACGTCCTCTTGACGAACCATCTGCGGGTCCATCGCCAACGCGCGCGCGCTCGGCGGCAGGTACTAGGACCACCATGCCTGTTCCAGCGTCGCAACCAGAGCGTAGTGTTCCCGTACGTGGTACAGTGCAACGGGAGACTGAAGCCGCTGAAACTACGACATTGCCGACCTGGTCAAAGGTAGTCGGGAGAAAGACGAAGGCCAAAACTGGCAAATCTTCGATGCCCAAACCCAAACCTGCCGCCAAAGCCCGCGTACCCGCTAATACAAAGCCCCGGAAGGGTAAACTGACCTCCCCGAAGTCCTCGGCGGTCGTCATCACCTTGAAACAGGATGCTGTCGCAACGCAAAGTTACGCGACGGTAATGAAGACGGCCACCTCAGGCCTAAACTTAAAGGAGGTAGGTGTAGACCACGTCCGGGTCCGCAAATCTGCCACTGGGGCTCGAATTATCGAAGTCCCGGGGTCTAGCAGCGCCAAAGCCGCAGATGAGCTCGCCAGTAAGCTGCAAGGTCTGGTGGGTCAATGGGTAACAGTTGCCCGTCCTATCAAAACCGCCGAGCTTCGACTCGTTGGGCTCGACGAGTCTATCACCCCCGAAGAGGTGCAACGGGTTGTGGCGGAAAAGGGAAGCGTCCCGGCCGAGCAAGTGAGGGCAGGTGCGCTCCGGTTGGGACAGGGTCAACCCTGGTACGATGTCCGGTGA
- the LOC120635037 gene encoding uncharacterized protein LOC120635037, whose product MVGAVSDSGWINESLFVDWLHHLISYAKPSKVDSILLILDNHESHISLDAFSLCKEHGIIMLTLPPHTSHKLQPLDLTYFGPIKTAYNQECENHMADRFGQPITQYDIVEMFTNSFNRCSNLENAASGFRSAGIYPLRPIEFDSIQPYISQNTPQATINPTQNIHKNTQPPDNQVTDVHQTSDAHNHADITQVHSLEDLGVQASDTGSVNLQSDDTRTHAVSLSEIVELPIIRPKITKRKIRKKKSTILTSTLIKDQLEEKENRTRAKAEEIKKANEKNAKKRISNKKNGVQ is encoded by the coding sequence ATGGTTGGGGCTGTATCAGACTCTGGATGGATAAATGAAAGCCTATTTGTGGATTGGCTACACCACTTAATTTCATATGCAAAACCTTCAAAGGTAGACTCCATTTTGCTTATTTTAGATAACCATGAGAGTCATATAAGTCTTGATGCATTCTCACTCTGCAAAGAACATGGAATCATTATGCTAACTCTGCCACCACACACCTCACATAAACTCCAACCCTTGGACTTGACATATTTCGGCCCTATCAAAACTGCATACAATCAAGAATGTGAGAATCACATGGCAGATCGATTTGGACAGCCCATTACACAATATGACATAGTCGAAATGTTTACAAATTCTTTTAACCGTTGCAGTAATCTTGAAAACGCTGCAAGTGGATTTAGATCTGCAGGAATATATCCCTTGCGCCCAATTGAGTTCGATTCAATCCAACCATATATATCTCAGAATACCCCACAAGCAACAATAAATCCAACACAAAACATTCATAAGAATACACAACCTCCAGATAACCAAGTAACTGACGTTCATCAAACTTCTGATGCTCACAATCATGCTGATATAACCCAAGTTCACAGTTTAGAAGATCTTGGTGTCCAGGCTTCCGATACAGGTTCTGTTAATTTACAAAGCGATGATACAAGGACGCATGCAGTCTCCCTATCCGAGATCGTTGAACTGCCTATTATTCGTCCAAAAATAACCAAACGCAAAATAAGGAAGAAAAAATCAACTATTCTTACGAGCACACTTATTAAAGACCAGTTAGAGGAAAAGGAAAATAGAACAAGAGCTAAAGCAGAAGAAATCAAGAaagcaaacgaaaaaaatgccaaaaaaaGGATCTCAAATAAAAAGAATGGAGTGCAGTGA
- the LOC120635038 gene encoding piggyBac transposable element-derived protein 1-like: MVADYTNSFAIKKVTVSDAASKAARIRQWKPTSAAEIKRFFGLIIFLGIVKLPKISYYWSKDAVLGQNFPRTIMSRNRFELLLQMLHFSQQDEDNKSNKLHKIQKLLEVMNRNFQKNYTPSEEICIDESVVPSRGRIIFRQYNKQKRHKYGIKEFKLCTIPGYTYKINVYAGKNNDEVNTTPFKVVMSLCSDLLYKGHTLVTDNWYTSIDLAKNLLDAETHLVGTIRKNRKHLPKDVNAKLKRGQFVAKESDEGITVMKWKDKRDVLLLSTKHSVRFQNVRKLIKVISKPKIVIDYNGAKGAVDMSDQMAAYSTPLRKSIKWYKKDAINLLLNTAVVNALVLYQSVTDKKIQMADFRLELLKSFCSQQDVPVERPRRMIHKLQQKEGQARTSRRACVNCYKINAAT; encoded by the coding sequence ATGGTGGCCGATTATACGAATAGCTTTGCTATCAAAAAAGTCACAGTATCGGACGCAGCATCTAAAGCTGCGCGGATTCGCCAATGGAAACCTACATCCGCAGCAGAGATAAAACGATTTTTCGGATTGATTATTTTCTTGGGTATCGTAAAATTACCCAAAATATCCTACTACTGGTCAAAAGATGCTGTACTTGGACAGAATTTTCCTCGAACAATAATGAGTCGAAACCGATTTGAGTTGCTGTTGCAAATGCTGCACTTTTCTCAACAAGATGAAGAcaataaatctaataaattaCACAAGATTCAGAAATTGCTCGAAGTTATGAACAGGAACTTCCAAAAAAACTACACCCCTTCCGAAGAGATCTGCATAGATGAAAGCGTGGTGCCTTCTCGCGGACGAATAATTTTTCGAcaatacaataaacaaaaaaggcaTAAATATGGTATAAAGGAGTTTAAGTTATGTACCATTCCtggatatacatataaaataaatgtatacgcAGGAAAGAATAACGATGAAGTCAATACTACACCGTTTAAAGTCGTTATGTCTTTATGCAGCGATCTTCTATACAAGGGACATACGCTAGTGACCGACAACTGGTACACGAGTATAGATCTTGCCAAAAATCTTCTGGATGCAGAGACTCATCTCGTAGGCACGATTCGGAAGAACCGGAAGCATCTGCCAAAGGATGTAAATGCTAAACTGAAGCGAGGACAATTCGTGGCGAAGGAAAGCGATGAGGGCATAACTGTAATGAAGTGGAAGGATAAAAGAGATGTCCTTTTGCTGTCCACAAAACACTCAGTGCGATTTCAAAATGTCCGAAaacttatcaaagttatttCTAAACCGAAAATAGTCATTGATTATAACGGTGCTAAAGGAGCTGTAGATATGTCCGATCAGATGGCTGCTTACTCAACTCCACTGAGGAAATCGATAAAATGGTACAAGAAAGATGCAATCAACCTTCTCCTGAACACAGCAGTGGTCAATGCACTGGTCTTGTATCAAAGCGTTACTGACAAGAAAATACAAATGGCAGACTTCCGGCTGGAATTACTGAAGTCGTTTTGTAGCCAACAAGATGTTCCAGTTGAAAGACCTAGAAGAATGATACACAAACTGCAACA